In a single window of the Acyrthosiphon pisum isolate AL4f chromosome X, pea_aphid_22Mar2018_4r6ur, whole genome shotgun sequence genome:
- the LOC100572862 gene encoding docking protein 2 gives MARSDDPYKEGYLCFPPHGVLSQLKKSWQKRYCRLFKWSKHGIDRLEVFDGIDDQKSSNIASIIPLESCVKITQDAQKHQPNVFAVWTKTGVHHFAANSEQEMTDWICALQAVAFRDNVSRQTIEEDNDLYCSSGDAGVFSVKLISSDASERCGLKEQPYTLVITPVALQLRESDENDTLLLTWPYRFIRRYGYRAGRFTFEAGRKCASGEGVFHLEHSNQQEIFRCISSKMKSMKKLLNGGGDATSIMCGDNQFRAALSMMARSRSPLPPSPTSTTPLILDNDFNSFSCSIKPLMPLPTLLVPPTTSPPPPPLKPKPKAIFSKKLPTPFMNDPYNETKETESPDAAYEDVLVRNDAWRTMGLNDSNHCEKPYASNNVISDDGAEHYDHLQHFGFISKTAPGYRQIHPIALTTKHKSIIKADTVMMPARKADDSHYGYGTINKKNSTEDNRSNNESLDSVAHNELQYAMVFKPNKV, from the exons ATGGCGAGATCGGACGACCCGTACAAAGAGGGATATCTCTGCTTTCCGCCACACGGAGTACTATCGCAGCTAAAG AAATCCTGGCAGAAACGTTATTGTAGATTATTCAAATGGAGTAAACATGGTATAGATCGTCTTGAAGTATTTGACGGTATCGACGATCAAAAATCTTCAAATATTGCCTCAATAATACCCTTGGAAAGCTGTGTAAAAATTACACAAGATGCTCAAAAACATCAACCTAATGTGTTCGCg GTTTGGACAAAAACCGGTGTTCATCATTTTGCTGCAAATTCTGAACAAGAAATGACTGACTGGATATGTGCCTTGCAAGCTGTGGCATTCAGGGATAATGTGTCAAGACAAACAATTGAAGaagataatgatttatattgttCGTCCGGAGATG ctGGTGTTTTtagtgttaaattaatttcatcagATGCCAGTGAACGTTGTGGTTTAAAAGAACAGCCTTatacattagtcattactccTGTTGCTCTACAATTACGAGAATCTGATGAAAATGATACACTACTTCTAACGTGGCCATATAGATTTATTCGAAGATATGGGTATAGAGCTGGTAGATTTACATTTGAAGCTGGTCGCAAATGTGCCAGTGGTGAAGGTGTGTTTCATTTGGAACATTCAAATCAACAGGAAATATTTCGATGTATCTCatcaaaaatgaaaagtatGAAAAAACTATTGAATGGCGGAGGTGATGCGACATCAATCATGTGCGGTGATAATCAGTTTAGAGCGGCTTTGTCCATGATGGCACGTTCTCGAAGCCCCTTACCACCATCGCCCACTAGCACTACTCCATTAATTTTGGATAATGACTTTAATAGCTTTTCTTGTTCAATCAAACCTCTTATGCCTTTACCAACATTATTAGTACCTCCAACTACGtctccaccaccaccaccgctaaaaccaaaaccaaaagcAATTTTTTCTAAGAAGCTACCTACTCCTTTCATGAACGACCCTTACAACGAAACTAAAGAAACAGAATCACCAGATGCAGCGTATGAAGATGTCCTAGTAAGAAATGATGCCTGGAGGACTATGGGTCTCAATGATTCAAATCATTGCGAAAAACCTTATGctagtaataatgtaatatctgATGATGGTGCTGAACATTATGACCATCTACAGCATTTTGGTTTTATATCTAAAACAGCACCTGGGTATAGACAAATTCACCCTATTGCTTTAACCACTAAGCACAAATCTATTATAAAAGCAGACACCGTAATGATGCCTGCTCGGAAAGCTGACGATTCACATTACGGGTAtggtactataaataaaaaaaactcaaccgaaGATAATCGCTCAAATAACGAGTCATTGGACTCAGTAGCACACAATGAATTGCAATATGCTATGGTCTTCAAGCCTAATAAGGTCtag